One Carassius auratus strain Wakin chromosome 3, ASM336829v1, whole genome shotgun sequence genomic region harbors:
- the LOC113045153 gene encoding mitochondrial import inner membrane translocase subunit Tim29-like: MAASWLLKRCCSTTVTETTKGTRWQRLINSRAGVWCRSLLSDYKEACREAVLGARERPLKASLYLGLLGGVYACHYTNPDDASFESSLRETSNRLALLSPWIRNGTSDGHVQTLVKLRNEGRLRYASLGIASLTYYTDYDSESSLYEASCSAISVPWAELPKRVLDVGFTGRWWVLDHKMKDFDINEEEFKHLPPALVAAVPSSPQITERNERMHQESWKAVVMEDESDELDGVQKAMDTPVKGIERNTINKSQTS; the protein is encoded by the exons ATGGCCGCCTCGTGGCTGCTGAAGAGATGTTGCTCCACAACAGTTACAGAAACAACTAAGGGCACAAGGTGGCAAAGACTGATAAACAGTCGCGCAG GTGTATGGTGCCGTAGTCTTTTAAGCGATTATAAGGAGGCTTGTCGTGAGGCAGTGCTGGGGGCCAGGGAGCGACCCCTTAAAGCCTCGCTCTACTTGGGGCTTCTGGGAGGAGTGTACGCCTGCCATTACACCAACCCTGATGATGCCTCCTTTGAGTCCAGCCTGCGAGAAACCTCCAACCGTCTGGCGCTCCTGTCTCCATGGATACGCAATGGCACCTCAGATGGACACGTCCAGACCCTTGTGAAACTGCGAAACGAGGGCAGGCTGCGCTATGCCAGTCTGGGCATCGCATCTCTGACTTATTACACAGACTACGACTCCGAGTCCAGCCTGTATGAGGCAAGCTGCTCGGCGATCTCTGTGCCCTGGGCAGAACTGCCAAAGCGTGTGCTGGATGTGGGCTTCACAGGACGTTGGTGGGTGCTTGATCATAAAATGAAGGATTTTGATATAAATGAGGAGGAGTTCAAACATCTTCCACCTGCTTTGGTGGCAGCAGTCCCATCTTCACCCCAGATAACAGAAAGAAATGAAAGAATGCATCAAGAATCATGGAAAGCCGTGGTGATGGAAGACGAGAGCGATGAATTAGATGGTGTACAAAAAGCCATGGACACACCTGTTAAAGGGATAGAGAGAAACACAATAAACAAATCACAGACTTCTTGA
- the LOC113045146 gene encoding protein YIPF1-like → MASPHDLTFQEFEEAADLLSSNPGASTLSISSSGEVKVDLSEDEDNQQESSELLGGEKQTGGFWTFEYYQSFFNVDTIQVLDRIKGSVIPLPGRNFVKHHIRNNPDLYGPFWICVTLVFSVAISGDLYTFLINMGDPGYHYRPQFNRVSIAAVTVFLYAWLVPLGVWGFLTWRQSVERRISGYTFLETVCVYGYSLFIYIPTSILWTIPVYWLEWLLIIIALVISGSVLVMTFWPAVRDDTKLTAFSTMAVIVSLHALLAVGFKLYFFQTPTYTGSSHSGQQTTPAANHTTLTLGKHQ, encoded by the exons ATGGCTAGTCCACACGATTTAACGTTTCAGG AGTTTGAGGAAGCCGCAGATCTCCTGTCTTCAAATCCTGGAGCCTCAACCCTGAGCATCTCCTCATCTGGAGAGGTCAAAGTTGATCTGTCAGAAGATGAAGACAATCAGCAAGAGAGCTCAGAG TTGCTTGGAGGTGAAAAACAAACTGGTGGCTTTTGGACGTTTGAATACTATCAGTCATTCTTCAATGTAGACACAATACAG gTGCTGGATAGGATAAAGGGCTCGGTCATACCTTTGCCAGGACGGAATTTCGTCAAACACCACATTCGAAATAACCCTGATCTCTATG GTCCTTTCTGGATCTGTGTGACTCTAGTGTTCTCCGTGGCCATCAGTGGAGACCTCTACACATTTCTGATCAATATGGGAGACCCAGGCTATCACTACAGACCTCAGTTCAACAGAG TCTCGATTGCAGCCGTCACTGTGTTCCTCTATGCATGGCTGGTGCCTCTGGGAGTTTGGGGCTTCCTGACGTGGCGTCAAAGTGTTGAGAGACGAATCAGCGGTTACACGTTTTTAGAGACCGTGTGTGTCTACGGATACTCTCTGTTCATTTATATCCCTACCTCG ATATTATGGACGATTCCCGTTTACTGGCTCGAGTGGCTATTGATCATCATTGCCTTGGTGATCTCTGGCTCAGTGTTGGTAATGACATTCTGGCCGGCTGTTCGTGATGACACCAAACTAACGGCTTTCTCTACCATGGCAGTAATAGTGTCACTCCATGCTCTTCTGGCTGTTGGCTTCAAG CTCTATTTCTTCCAAACACCAACATACACAGGATCATCGCACTCCGGACAACAGACTACCCCAGCGGCAAATCACACAACACTTACCTTGGGAAAGCATCAATGA
- the carm1 gene encoding histone-arginine methyltransferase CARM1 isoform X4 produces the protein MAVSVFSGVRLLSIGDANGDIQRHSEQQPLRLEIKINQDVALISLSNNEETCVFKCSVSRETECSRVGKQSFIITLGCNSVLLQFASPADFSSFYNLLKNCRGHGGEHSVFSERTEESSAVQYFQFYGYLSQQQNMMQDYVRTGTYQRAILQNHTDFKDKVVLDVGCGSGILSFFAAQAGARKVYAVEASTMAQHAEVLVNSNRLSERVLVIPGKVEEVTLPEQVDIIISEPMGYMLFNERMLESYLHAKKFLKPNGKMFPTIGDVHLAPFTDEQLYMEQFTKANFWYQPSFHGVDLSALRGAAVDEYFRQPIVDTFDIRILMAKSVKYTVNFLDAKEEDLYKIEIPFKFHMMHSGLVHGLAFWFDVAFIGSAMTVWLSTAPTEPLTHWYQVRCLLQSPLFAKAGDTMSGTALLIANKRQSYDISIVAQVDQTGSKSSNLLDLKNPFFRYTGTTPTPPPGSHYSSPSENMWNTGGTYSMSQGMPTAYDLSTVIGGSGTTVSHNNLIPIVNTGIVNHTHSRMGSIMSTGIVQGATTAQQGPSSSSPYYPVTNQFTMGGPAISMASPMAIPSNTMHYGS, from the exons ATGGCGGTGTCCGTGTTCTCAGGCGTGCGCCTGCTCTCCATCGGAGACGCCAACGGAGACATACAGAGGCATTCAGAGCAGCAACCTCTGCGACTAGAAATCAAAATCAACCAGGACGTGGCTCTCATTAGCCTCTCGAACA ATGAGGAGACGTGTGTCTTTAAGTGTTCAGTATCACGAGAGACAGAATGCAGTCGGGTTGGGAAGCAGTCCTTCATCATTACTCTGGGCTGTAACAGTGTCCTCCTGCAGTTTGCATCTCCAGCAG ATTTCTCGTCGTTCTATAACCTCCTGAAGAACTGTCGTGGACACGGGGGCGAACACTCGGTCTTCAGTGAGAGGACGGAGGAGTCCTCAGCTGTACAGTATTTCCAG ttttATGGCTACCTCTCTCAGCAACAAAATATGATGCAGGATTATGTGCGAACTGGAACATATCAACGGGCCATCCTCCAGAATCATACTGACTTCAAAGATAAA GTGGTTCTGGATGTAGGTTGTGGCTCTGGGATTCTGTCATTTTTCGCAGCTCAGGCTGGTGCCCGTAAAGTTTATGCTGTGGAGGCCAGTACCATGGCTCAACATGCAGAG GTTCTTGTGAACAGTAACAGGCTGTCAGAACGTGTCCTGGTGATTCCTGGTAAAGTGGAGGAAGTGACCCTACCCGAGCAAGTGGACATAATTATCTCTGAACCCATGGGCTACATGCTGTTCAACGAAAGGATGCTGGAGAGCTATCTGCATGCCAAGAAGTTCCTCAAGCCCAACG GCAAAATGTTTCCCACCATTGGAGACGTGCACCTCGCCCCTTTCACAGATGAGCAGCTTTACATGGAGCAGTTTACAAAGGCCAATTTCTG GTACCAGCCATCTTTCCATGGGGTGGATCTGTCTGCGCTGAGAGGAGCTGCAGTAGACGAATACTTCAGACAGCCGATTGTG GACACTTTTGATATCAGGATCCTGATGGCCAAATCTGTGAAatatacagtgaactttttagatgCTAAAGAAGAGGATCTTTACAA GATAGAAATCCCCTTCAAATTCCACATGATGCATTCAGGGCTTGTTCATGGGCTGGCGTTTTGGTTTGATGTCGCATTCATTGGATCAGC GATGACCGTGTGGCTCTCTACGGCCCCCACAGAACCCCTCACTCACTGGTACCAGGTGCGCTGTCTGCTGCAGTCACCTCTCTTTGCCAAGGCAGGGGACACCATGTCAGGCACTGCACTTTTAATCGCCAACAAGAG ACAAAGCTATGACATTAGTATTGTTGCACAAGTAGACCAGACGGGCTCCAAGTCCAGTAATCTACTTGATCTCAAGAACCCATTCTTCCG GTACACGGGCACAACACCCACCCCACCTCCAGGTTCACACTATTCCTCTCCCTCAGAGAATATGTGGAACACTGGGGGAACCTACAGCATGAGCCAAG GGATGCCTACAGCCTATGATCTCAGCACCGTCATTGGCGGCAGTGGGACTACAGTGTCCCACAACAATCTCATCCCCATTG TGAACACGGGGATTGTGAATCACACTCACTCCAGAATGGGTTCGATAATGAGCACCGGAATCGTCCAGG GGGCTACAACTGCCCAGCAGGGTCCCAGCAGCAGCAGTCCTTATTACCCCGTCACCAACCAGTTCACCATGGGTGGCCCGGCTATCTCCATGGCATCTCCTATGGCCATCCCCAGCAACACCATGCACTACGGGAGCTAA
- the carm1 gene encoding histone-arginine methyltransferase CARM1 isoform X3 has protein sequence MAVSVFSGVRLLSIGDANGDIQRHSEQQPLRLEIKINQDVALISLSNNEETCVFKCSVSRETECSRVGKQSFIITLGCNSVLLQFASPADFSSFYNLLKNCRGHGGEHSVFSERTEESSAVQYFQFYGYLSQQQNMMQDYVRTGTYQRAILQNHTDFKDKVVLDVGCGSGILSFFAAQAGARKVYAVEASTMAQHAEVLVNSNRLSERVLVIPGKVEEVTLPEQVDIIISEPMGYMLFNERMLESYLHAKKFLKPNGKMFPTIGDVHLAPFTDEQLYMEQFTKANFWYQPSFHGVDLSALRGAAVDEYFRQPIVDTFDIRILMAKSVKYTVNFLDAKEEDLYKIEIPFKFHMMHSGLVHGLAFWFDVAFIGSAMTVWLSTAPTEPLTHWYQVRCLLQSPLFAKAGDTMSGTALLIANKRQSYDISIVAQVDQTGSKSSNLLDLKNPFFRYTGTTPTPPPGSHYSSPSENMWNTGGTYSMSQGMAVSGMPTAYDLSTVIGGSGTTVSHNNLIPIVNTGIVNHTHSRMGSIMSTGIVQGATTAQQGPSSSSPYYPVTNQFTMGGPAISMASPMAIPSNTMHYGS, from the exons ATGGCGGTGTCCGTGTTCTCAGGCGTGCGCCTGCTCTCCATCGGAGACGCCAACGGAGACATACAGAGGCATTCAGAGCAGCAACCTCTGCGACTAGAAATCAAAATCAACCAGGACGTGGCTCTCATTAGCCTCTCGAACA ATGAGGAGACGTGTGTCTTTAAGTGTTCAGTATCACGAGAGACAGAATGCAGTCGGGTTGGGAAGCAGTCCTTCATCATTACTCTGGGCTGTAACAGTGTCCTCCTGCAGTTTGCATCTCCAGCAG ATTTCTCGTCGTTCTATAACCTCCTGAAGAACTGTCGTGGACACGGGGGCGAACACTCGGTCTTCAGTGAGAGGACGGAGGAGTCCTCAGCTGTACAGTATTTCCAG ttttATGGCTACCTCTCTCAGCAACAAAATATGATGCAGGATTATGTGCGAACTGGAACATATCAACGGGCCATCCTCCAGAATCATACTGACTTCAAAGATAAA GTGGTTCTGGATGTAGGTTGTGGCTCTGGGATTCTGTCATTTTTCGCAGCTCAGGCTGGTGCCCGTAAAGTTTATGCTGTGGAGGCCAGTACCATGGCTCAACATGCAGAG GTTCTTGTGAACAGTAACAGGCTGTCAGAACGTGTCCTGGTGATTCCTGGTAAAGTGGAGGAAGTGACCCTACCCGAGCAAGTGGACATAATTATCTCTGAACCCATGGGCTACATGCTGTTCAACGAAAGGATGCTGGAGAGCTATCTGCATGCCAAGAAGTTCCTCAAGCCCAACG GCAAAATGTTTCCCACCATTGGAGACGTGCACCTCGCCCCTTTCACAGATGAGCAGCTTTACATGGAGCAGTTTACAAAGGCCAATTTCTG GTACCAGCCATCTTTCCATGGGGTGGATCTGTCTGCGCTGAGAGGAGCTGCAGTAGACGAATACTTCAGACAGCCGATTGTG GACACTTTTGATATCAGGATCCTGATGGCCAAATCTGTGAAatatacagtgaactttttagatgCTAAAGAAGAGGATCTTTACAA GATAGAAATCCCCTTCAAATTCCACATGATGCATTCAGGGCTTGTTCATGGGCTGGCGTTTTGGTTTGATGTCGCATTCATTGGATCAGC GATGACCGTGTGGCTCTCTACGGCCCCCACAGAACCCCTCACTCACTGGTACCAGGTGCGCTGTCTGCTGCAGTCACCTCTCTTTGCCAAGGCAGGGGACACCATGTCAGGCACTGCACTTTTAATCGCCAACAAGAG ACAAAGCTATGACATTAGTATTGTTGCACAAGTAGACCAGACGGGCTCCAAGTCCAGTAATCTACTTGATCTCAAGAACCCATTCTTCCG GTACACGGGCACAACACCCACCCCACCTCCAGGTTCACACTATTCCTCTCCCTCAGAGAATATGTGGAACACTGGGGGAACCTACAGCATGAGCCAAGGCATGGCTGTGTCGG GGATGCCTACAGCCTATGATCTCAGCACCGTCATTGGCGGCAGTGGGACTACAGTGTCCCACAACAATCTCATCCCCATTG TGAACACGGGGATTGTGAATCACACTCACTCCAGAATGGGTTCGATAATGAGCACCGGAATCGTCCAGG GGGCTACAACTGCCCAGCAGGGTCCCAGCAGCAGCAGTCCTTATTACCCCGTCACCAACCAGTTCACCATGGGTGGCCCGGCTATCTCCATGGCATCTCCTATGGCCATCCCCAGCAACACCATGCACTACGGGAGCTAA
- the carm1 gene encoding histone-arginine methyltransferase CARM1 isoform X1, with product MAVSVFSGVRLLSIGDANGDIQRHSEQQPLRLEIKINQDVALISLSNNEETCVFKCSVSRETECSRVGKQSFIITLGCNSVLLQFASPADFSSFYNLLKNCRGHGGEHSVFSERTEESSAVQYFQFYGYLSQQQNMMQDYVRTGTYQRAILQNHTDFKDKVVLDVGCGSGILSFFAAQAGARKVYAVEASTMAQHAEVLVNSNRLSERVLVIPGKVEEVTLPEQVDIIISEPMGYMLFNERMLESYLHAKKFLKPNGKMFPTIGDVHLAPFTDEQLYMEQFTKANFWYQPSFHGVDLSALRGAAVDEYFRQPIVDTFDIRILMAKSVKYTVNFLDAKEEDLYKIEIPFKFHMMHSGLVHGLAFWFDVAFIGSAMTVWLSTAPTEPLTHWYQVRCLLQSPLFAKAGDTMSGTALLIANKRQSYDISIVAQVDQTGSKSSNLLDLKNPFFRYTGTTPTPPPGSHYSSPSENMWNTGGTYSMSQGMAVSGMPTAYDLSTVIGGSGTTVSHNNLIPIGTDTHALNTGIVNHTHSRMGSIMSTGIVQGATTAQQGPSSSSPYYPVTNQFTMGGPAISMASPMAIPSNTMHYGS from the exons ATGGCGGTGTCCGTGTTCTCAGGCGTGCGCCTGCTCTCCATCGGAGACGCCAACGGAGACATACAGAGGCATTCAGAGCAGCAACCTCTGCGACTAGAAATCAAAATCAACCAGGACGTGGCTCTCATTAGCCTCTCGAACA ATGAGGAGACGTGTGTCTTTAAGTGTTCAGTATCACGAGAGACAGAATGCAGTCGGGTTGGGAAGCAGTCCTTCATCATTACTCTGGGCTGTAACAGTGTCCTCCTGCAGTTTGCATCTCCAGCAG ATTTCTCGTCGTTCTATAACCTCCTGAAGAACTGTCGTGGACACGGGGGCGAACACTCGGTCTTCAGTGAGAGGACGGAGGAGTCCTCAGCTGTACAGTATTTCCAG ttttATGGCTACCTCTCTCAGCAACAAAATATGATGCAGGATTATGTGCGAACTGGAACATATCAACGGGCCATCCTCCAGAATCATACTGACTTCAAAGATAAA GTGGTTCTGGATGTAGGTTGTGGCTCTGGGATTCTGTCATTTTTCGCAGCTCAGGCTGGTGCCCGTAAAGTTTATGCTGTGGAGGCCAGTACCATGGCTCAACATGCAGAG GTTCTTGTGAACAGTAACAGGCTGTCAGAACGTGTCCTGGTGATTCCTGGTAAAGTGGAGGAAGTGACCCTACCCGAGCAAGTGGACATAATTATCTCTGAACCCATGGGCTACATGCTGTTCAACGAAAGGATGCTGGAGAGCTATCTGCATGCCAAGAAGTTCCTCAAGCCCAACG GCAAAATGTTTCCCACCATTGGAGACGTGCACCTCGCCCCTTTCACAGATGAGCAGCTTTACATGGAGCAGTTTACAAAGGCCAATTTCTG GTACCAGCCATCTTTCCATGGGGTGGATCTGTCTGCGCTGAGAGGAGCTGCAGTAGACGAATACTTCAGACAGCCGATTGTG GACACTTTTGATATCAGGATCCTGATGGCCAAATCTGTGAAatatacagtgaactttttagatgCTAAAGAAGAGGATCTTTACAA GATAGAAATCCCCTTCAAATTCCACATGATGCATTCAGGGCTTGTTCATGGGCTGGCGTTTTGGTTTGATGTCGCATTCATTGGATCAGC GATGACCGTGTGGCTCTCTACGGCCCCCACAGAACCCCTCACTCACTGGTACCAGGTGCGCTGTCTGCTGCAGTCACCTCTCTTTGCCAAGGCAGGGGACACCATGTCAGGCACTGCACTTTTAATCGCCAACAAGAG ACAAAGCTATGACATTAGTATTGTTGCACAAGTAGACCAGACGGGCTCCAAGTCCAGTAATCTACTTGATCTCAAGAACCCATTCTTCCG GTACACGGGCACAACACCCACCCCACCTCCAGGTTCACACTATTCCTCTCCCTCAGAGAATATGTGGAACACTGGGGGAACCTACAGCATGAGCCAAGGCATGGCTGTGTCGG GGATGCCTACAGCCTATGATCTCAGCACCGTCATTGGCGGCAGTGGGACTACAGTGTCCCACAACAATCTCATCCCCATTGGTACAGACACGCATGCAC TGAACACGGGGATTGTGAATCACACTCACTCCAGAATGGGTTCGATAATGAGCACCGGAATCGTCCAGG GGGCTACAACTGCCCAGCAGGGTCCCAGCAGCAGCAGTCCTTATTACCCCGTCACCAACCAGTTCACCATGGGTGGCCCGGCTATCTCCATGGCATCTCCTATGGCCATCCCCAGCAACACCATGCACTACGGGAGCTAA
- the carm1 gene encoding histone-arginine methyltransferase CARM1 isoform X2: MAVSVFSGVRLLSIGDANGDIQRHSEQQPLRLEIKINQDVALISLSNNEETCVFKCSVSRETECSRVGKQSFIITLGCNSVLLQFASPADFSSFYNLLKNCRGHGGEHSVFSERTEESSAVQYFQFYGYLSQQQNMMQDYVRTGTYQRAILQNHTDFKDKVVLDVGCGSGILSFFAAQAGARKVYAVEASTMAQHAEVLVNSNRLSERVLVIPGKVEEVTLPEQVDIIISEPMGYMLFNERMLESYLHAKKFLKPNGKMFPTIGDVHLAPFTDEQLYMEQFTKANFWYQPSFHGVDLSALRGAAVDEYFRQPIVDTFDIRILMAKSVKYTVNFLDAKEEDLYKIEIPFKFHMMHSGLVHGLAFWFDVAFIGSAMTVWLSTAPTEPLTHWYQVRCLLQSPLFAKAGDTMSGTALLIANKRQSYDISIVAQVDQTGSKSSNLLDLKNPFFRYTGTTPTPPPGSHYSSPSENMWNTGGTYSMSQGMPTAYDLSTVIGGSGTTVSHNNLIPIGTDTHALNTGIVNHTHSRMGSIMSTGIVQGATTAQQGPSSSSPYYPVTNQFTMGGPAISMASPMAIPSNTMHYGS; the protein is encoded by the exons ATGGCGGTGTCCGTGTTCTCAGGCGTGCGCCTGCTCTCCATCGGAGACGCCAACGGAGACATACAGAGGCATTCAGAGCAGCAACCTCTGCGACTAGAAATCAAAATCAACCAGGACGTGGCTCTCATTAGCCTCTCGAACA ATGAGGAGACGTGTGTCTTTAAGTGTTCAGTATCACGAGAGACAGAATGCAGTCGGGTTGGGAAGCAGTCCTTCATCATTACTCTGGGCTGTAACAGTGTCCTCCTGCAGTTTGCATCTCCAGCAG ATTTCTCGTCGTTCTATAACCTCCTGAAGAACTGTCGTGGACACGGGGGCGAACACTCGGTCTTCAGTGAGAGGACGGAGGAGTCCTCAGCTGTACAGTATTTCCAG ttttATGGCTACCTCTCTCAGCAACAAAATATGATGCAGGATTATGTGCGAACTGGAACATATCAACGGGCCATCCTCCAGAATCATACTGACTTCAAAGATAAA GTGGTTCTGGATGTAGGTTGTGGCTCTGGGATTCTGTCATTTTTCGCAGCTCAGGCTGGTGCCCGTAAAGTTTATGCTGTGGAGGCCAGTACCATGGCTCAACATGCAGAG GTTCTTGTGAACAGTAACAGGCTGTCAGAACGTGTCCTGGTGATTCCTGGTAAAGTGGAGGAAGTGACCCTACCCGAGCAAGTGGACATAATTATCTCTGAACCCATGGGCTACATGCTGTTCAACGAAAGGATGCTGGAGAGCTATCTGCATGCCAAGAAGTTCCTCAAGCCCAACG GCAAAATGTTTCCCACCATTGGAGACGTGCACCTCGCCCCTTTCACAGATGAGCAGCTTTACATGGAGCAGTTTACAAAGGCCAATTTCTG GTACCAGCCATCTTTCCATGGGGTGGATCTGTCTGCGCTGAGAGGAGCTGCAGTAGACGAATACTTCAGACAGCCGATTGTG GACACTTTTGATATCAGGATCCTGATGGCCAAATCTGTGAAatatacagtgaactttttagatgCTAAAGAAGAGGATCTTTACAA GATAGAAATCCCCTTCAAATTCCACATGATGCATTCAGGGCTTGTTCATGGGCTGGCGTTTTGGTTTGATGTCGCATTCATTGGATCAGC GATGACCGTGTGGCTCTCTACGGCCCCCACAGAACCCCTCACTCACTGGTACCAGGTGCGCTGTCTGCTGCAGTCACCTCTCTTTGCCAAGGCAGGGGACACCATGTCAGGCACTGCACTTTTAATCGCCAACAAGAG ACAAAGCTATGACATTAGTATTGTTGCACAAGTAGACCAGACGGGCTCCAAGTCCAGTAATCTACTTGATCTCAAGAACCCATTCTTCCG GTACACGGGCACAACACCCACCCCACCTCCAGGTTCACACTATTCCTCTCCCTCAGAGAATATGTGGAACACTGGGGGAACCTACAGCATGAGCCAAG GGATGCCTACAGCCTATGATCTCAGCACCGTCATTGGCGGCAGTGGGACTACAGTGTCCCACAACAATCTCATCCCCATTGGTACAGACACGCATGCAC TGAACACGGGGATTGTGAATCACACTCACTCCAGAATGGGTTCGATAATGAGCACCGGAATCGTCCAGG GGGCTACAACTGCCCAGCAGGGTCCCAGCAGCAGCAGTCCTTATTACCCCGTCACCAACCAGTTCACCATGGGTGGCCCGGCTATCTCCATGGCATCTCCTATGGCCATCCCCAGCAACACCATGCACTACGGGAGCTAA